The nucleotide sequence TTTTGTGGTGCAGAGGTTTGTCTGTGTCGTAGTAGTGGTAAAGGTCGATAAATGTGGCAATTTCTGGACAGTCGATTCCAGGCGCTAGCTCAAAGCTTGAGGTGCCCATGGCCCATCCTGCATCAATATACTTTGTTTGCATGGCCGCAGGTGTATCACCAGAATAGAAGGCAATCGCTTCTTGGAGGCTGATTTCATAGGCGATCCTTTCTCCCTTGAAACGCAGATCGAAGACTTGAAGCCCAGCTGATGAGCGAACTCGGTAGGCAAAAGACCATCCAGCGTATTCAACAAAGTTGCGGTCAATGTGATAGCGAGGACCCTGGGGCTCCACAAGCTTTGGCCCATGGATATTGGTGGGAGTGTTGCTGGGACCCCGGGGGATGTAGGTGGAGTAGAGGTCACTGTCATCGTGATCTGGCAACTTGATCTTCTCCACACCTCCTGTTTCGTACTTTTCCACCAGCTCCTCAACACTGTCAAAGTACATGCCGTTGTACCAGACCTTTTCAACATACCATTTTTTGGGGTCCAGGTTCCGATGGTTGACCAGTACCTCGAACCCAACTGGGTGGATGAAATAACCCTCCACAAACTTCTGCAACATGATCCAGGTTCTCCTCTCACCAGGACCCAGTCCACGGGGGGCTATGTCAGAGTACGTCAGGCAGCGGTCAGAGCAGTTAGTGAAGGAAAACCCGCCTGTGGTCTCAAAGAGGAGCTTGTGAGCTTTAGTTGTAATCTTAACAAGGATGTCAATCATATGTTCATACTCTGCAGCAGTAATAGGCCTCGACTCAAAGTGAACAGGCTTAGCCCCCTTGAAGGTCTTCACTTCATGAGACATTGGGGATGGCAGTGGACTGACAATGTATTCAGTGATGTTGGGATTTGTTTGGTTCCCAAACTGGATAACGACACGGGCTTGACGTATGGGTTTTGAATGTCCATGGTCCAGAGCTCTCAGGGCTTTTTGCTTCTTCGGAAGATGGAGTTCTATCAGGAGGATGCTGTTCTTCATCAGAGTCTTGCTGCGAGCATCAGTGAGCTCCAGTTGAGGAATACTGTGCAGGTACGCCCGGACAGCTCTCAATTCACGAACTGTGAGGTCAGCAAACATGGGAGCCCCGTGATGAGCCCAGTCTCTTGACCTGGAAGCACCACAGCCAGCCAAAGAGGCCAACAGCAGTAGACAGAGAAGCTTCATGCCTGTAttatgaagagaaaagaatatcCAGAGTGAGATttgtaaaagaaagagagacttTAAGTGAAGTCACTTcacaatatatttaattttttaaaaagatcttGGATTCAACAGTTTGAAGAATTGAGTTTAAGGAACAAGAGCTTTGTTTCCACATACAAAATTACTCAACAGTTTTTAAAGGCCTAATTGTTTTGTCATTCACTCTGTTGTGGAAAGTTACTGTTGTCAGCTTAGTTTATATCCTTGAATGTGAGTCATGCTTACTGTTCCAGCAGTACCTGGCTGTACCTCCTCATTTTCTGATATCTCACAGCCTTGACTTGTATGCTTATCTCTAAACCACCCACTGGTTTCTAATAAATATCTATTAAATACCCTTTGCAAAGGCTTATCATAAAActcttaaaatacattttaacttcTCGaacaaaatcatttattttgtttcagatTTCCACCACATCTCTTTTCCAACTAACTACAGCACACTCTGCAGATTGGCTCactctcttttgttttctttttcaattctTTTTTGTTCCCTTCACTATATTTACTTTTATCATATCGCTGCAACGACACATTCAATCTACGTTTTCCCTCCCTGCTCTGTTTGTGCTGCACTTCTACAAGATAAATATTATCCTTGTGTCAATTTTTACAATTAATTACAAGTAATTATTTCCttgataattatttattattgtgtcaCTCTTCCATATTACATTAAAGCATTTAAGAACTAATATTGTGATACATGGAGTTCAGTTCTTGTTTAAAGACACTTGCAGCTCTGTATTAGGAACAAAGAATAGAACACTACCTGTAGGTGTCCACCCGCTTCAGGTGCTTTGTAAATCACTGGGGGTAAATCCACTCCTGTGTCAGTTACTGAAAAAACTTCCTGAATGCGGTGTCCAATGCTCCCTGGTTATACTTCACCTCCTACAAGCGACGGAAGCGGATTGGCCAACAGCGGGTTGTAAATATTATGAAATAACTGATTTGGTTTTTAGATAATTAATCTGACTCAAGTCTGGGCATGTTTTTTTgaacagcacatttaaaactaaattaagTTTGGGTATTCTGGGACATTCTTTGCAGTTTTGAATTCTGTGATTTATTCCcatatctgttttacacattagtTCAACATATTTAATGTATCTGCAATCCTTGAGTTTATTTCTAACCACACCAGAAGAGAGAATGGAGATATTATACCAAAAATAGACATGGCACAGctgttgtgttctgtgtgcCCAAAAATACAATTCTGCATGAATTTGATAATCTGCCAGATTACAAttctaaaataaaatttaaattacCCATTGAATTACCCATCCCAAACTCAATATgactatattttttaaaagtattaTGCAGAAAGGCCAGAGAGCTGaacaagaaaatgtatttgattcaTAGAAATTTCATTAATTCATATTGACATATAAATCTGCCTAAATAAAGAAACtctaaaaataatttaaaacaatgtattaaaggtgaatcactttttttaatCCATCAAAAGTCTATTAAAAGCAACCAACAATAACATTAATagattattcatttatttatttatatctggGTAACTCTGGGAATAAAAAGTGAAGGTGAGAGAGTCATCGATCGGCCCATTGTCTTCTCCACACGTTTGGTGAAACCAACGGCTGCAGACACTCTTCTGTGCTTTTTGGATCATCTCTGCATGGCTCAGGCTCGGATAAGTGGTGGGAGCCGTGCTGCTCTTGGAGAGATTTGAGGTTTCGTCTATTTTCTCTGCAAgtggttcacagcagaatataCATTGGAAATGATCATATCAACAGAGTTTCAATATTTATCTGTTGGAtgtgtcacaaacataaatatttgcaacactttgTGAACCTGACAAAAAGCACTCATTTGTGTTGACATGGTGATATTGTTGGTGCAGGAGcagaagatgcacagcttcatactgtAGAGTgctgacatttatttatatatatatacctgtgATTACAGGACATACAGTATTCAtaccagaaaacacacactgcagctccgTAGCCTGCAGCAGAAACTTTGCCTGCAACGGCATGCACAGCTCACACAGGCAGTGTGACAATGGCAAATTACCATTGTTAAATGCTGAACGTAAACATATTAATAGTGGTTAGCATGCTGATGTCAGCATCCTGTGCTTTATACAATCTTATATATCTACAAACTTGAACCATGGTGGTTATCATTTTCCCATCCAGAGCCAACATTTTTTCACCTCACTAGATAACAGGAAACAAGGTTTAGGGCtctattttaatgatttaagtGCATAGTCTAAAGCGCATGATGCAAGCACCTGTGGGGTGTGTCCAAATCTTGTTTTGCTGGTTTAACGACAGGAAGGTCACTTTCCTCAATGTACCTGACCAcatatgattttatttcatgCCCATGGGCACTTGATATATCCTACAGATaaaagctctctctctttctctgtaccATCTCTTTTCACTTGTCTTCTCATGAAGGATAATGAAGACATGACACGCTGACTCCGACATTTGCTATTTCTGTCAAGATACACAATGACTCCGAGGCTGAAGAAGTCAATTATGACACAGCTCGAATACTATTTAAGCGAAAATCTTGTGACAGTAGCTTCTCCGTCCTCTCCACTCAGCTCAGTCTAAAGTGTACTCTGGTGACAGCTGTGTTTGAGCCTCCTCACTCTGGGGTCGGAAGGTCAGACTTGGGATAGTGGTGAGTCTCAAAGCCTTCGGTCTCCTCGTCTGTTGACACGGTTCATTGAATAAATTCCCCCATCATCCTTCCCGA is from Paralichthys olivaceus isolate ysfri-2021 chromosome 17, ASM2471397v2, whole genome shotgun sequence and encodes:
- the aoc1 gene encoding diamine oxidase [copper-containing]; translated protein: MKLLCLLLLASLAGCGASRSRDWAHHGAPMFADLTVRELRAVRAYLHSIPQLELTDARSKTLMKNSILLIELHLPKKQKALRALDHGHSKPIRQARVVIQFGNQTNPNITEYIVSPLPSPMSHEVKTFKGAKPVHFESRPITAAEYEHMIDILVKITTKAHKLLFETTGGFSFTNCSDRCLTYSDIAPRGLGPGERRTWIMLQKFVEGYFIHPVGFEVLVNHRNLDPKKWYVEKVWYNGMYFDSVEELVEKYETGGVEKIKLPDHDDSDLYSTYIPRGPSNTPTNIHGPKLVEPQGPRYHIDRNFVEYAGWSFAYRVRSSAGLQVFDLRFKGERIAYEISLQEAIAFYSGDTPAAMQTKYIDAGWAMGTSSFELAPGIDCPEIATFIDLYHYYDTDKPLHHKNALCIFEMTTGMPLRRHFNSNFKGGYNFYGGLENSVLVMRTTSTVYNYDYIWDFLFYQNGVMEVKVSATGYIHSTFFTPSGLQYGNKVYNYVLGNMHTHLIHYKVDLDIAGQENSFESIDLKYVNFTNPWSPEHFIVQSKLHRTNHDTERSAAFRFGKKFPRYVHFYNPNEKNKWGHQRGYRIQFNSHAHSVLPRGWREENGISWSRYPLAVTRHRDSEATSSSIYSQNDPWEPAVSFEDYIQNNEDIVNQDLVAWVTVGFLHVPHSEDIPNTATPGNAVGFFLRPFNFFDEDPSVSSRSTIIVRPGQDGKPKVQRWTPEVVGHCVTDKPFFYNGSYIGV